Below is a genomic region from Bradyrhizobium sp. 1(2017).
AGATTGCCAACATCCAGGCCGCCACCGAGCAGTCGGTCGGCGCCATCAGGGAGATCAGCGGCACCATCGAGCGGCTGTCGGAGATCTCCGCGACGGTCGCGGCCGCCGTGGAAGAGCAGGGCGCGGCCACGCGGGAAATCTCCCGCAACGTGCAACAGGCCGCCCACGGCACCGAGCGCGTCTCGACCAATATCGGCGACGTGCAGCGCGGCGCCTCGGAGACCGGCTCGGCGTCCTCGCAGGTGCTCTCGGCGGCGCGCTCGCTGTCGGCCGACAGCAGCCGCCTGAAGGTCGAGGTCAAGCGGTTCCTGGAAACGGTCCACGCCGCCTGAGCATCAAAAACAAGAGGCCACGCGCTTGCGCGTGGCCTCGAACAAGGGTGCGGCGCGATCAGGCCACTTTCGTCTTCATGTGCTTGAACATGTTGGCTCTCGCCTCGTCGTCCATCTCGGCCTTGAAGGTGAACTTGTCCTTCAGCGCGATGGCGCGCGCGGCCGCCGGCCGCGCCGAGATCTCGTCCACCAGCCGCTTCACGTTCGGGTATCGCGCGAAGGCGTCGTCGCCGAGCTTGAACGGCACCATCCGCGCCCAGCCCCACAGCGCCATGTCGACGATCGAATAGCTGTCGCCGACCATGGCGCGGCGGCCGTTGAGGTGATCGTCGAGAATCTTGTAGTGGCGATCAGTCTCGTACTGGTAGCGGTTATGCGCGTAGTCGTGGTTCTGCTCCTTCGGCGCGAAATGCTTGAAATGCACGGCCTGACCGGAATACGGCCCGACGCCGGTCGCGATGAACATCAGCCAGGACAGCGTCTCGCCGCGCACGCTGGCGGCGGGCAGAAACTTGCCGGTCTTCTCGGCGAGATAGAGCAGGATGGCGTTCGAATCGAACACGATGGTGCCGTTGTCGTCGATCGCCGGCACCTTGCCATTCGGATTGATCTTGAGGAATTCCGGCGTGAACTGCTCGCCCTTGCGGGTGTCGATCTTCACCGGCTCGAAAGGCAGGCCGGCCTCTTCGAGATAGAGCGCGACCTTGGTCGGGTTCGGCGATCCGTTGAAATAGAATTTGAGCATCGATCTCCCCAATGTCTGTTGCCGAGAGCGGGCGCGGTGTCATTGCCGCGGCCCCCTCTTGCCCGAACCCGGTCGGGAAGAGCAACCGGCGAGTTTGCCGGGCGGCGTCTGCGCGGTGCGCAGGTCAGCCGGCGTAACAAAGGCCGATTGCCGCCGTAACGATCATGGCCACGCCGACCGCTTCCAGCCGTAATCCGAGTCGCGCGGCGAGATGCATGTCGGAGGCCCGCGCCTTGCGCTCCGATCCGCGCGCGTAGCCGTGCACGATGACGTCGTGGTTGAAATTGTCGTGGGCCTCGTTGCTGCTGGCGAGCCCGACGCAGATCACGAGCACGCCGAACAGGGCGAGGCCGAAAAATCCCAGGAGCGCGATCAGGAACATCGGAAACATGCCGAGCAGGAAGATCGGCAGCAGCGGCACCAGCAGCAATGTCTCGGACTGTCGTCGCATGGGAGGACCGGTCGGGACTGGACTGATCCGGTGAATCTAGTCCTGGCTGTCGCCTCATTCAAGGAGCCGTAGGGTGGGCAAAGGCGCAAAGCGCCGTGCTCACCGGCCCCATATCCGCGGGGAAGGATTGGTGGGCACGGCGCAAGAGCGCCTTTGCCCACCCTACGAGAGCGAAACTACCCCGCGGCCATGCCGGCGCGGATCTCGGCGCGAAGCTCGTCGATCAGCTTGAGGCCCTTCTTGGTCTCGACGTGCCAGAAGGTCCAGCCGTTGCAGGCCTGCGCGCCTTGCGCCACGGCACCGATGCGGTGGATCGAGCCGACCTTGTCGCCCAGCATGATGGCGCCGTCGGCGCGCACGAGGGCGCCGAGCTTCTTCTTGGCATCGAACAGCTTCGTGCCGGGCATGATCATGCCGCGCTCGATCAGCTCGGAGAACGCCACCCGCGGTGCTTCGCGCGCGGTCATGAACGGGGCCAGGCTCGCTTCCGGCAGCGGCTCGACCTCGGCGATGCGCGCTTCGGCCGCCTTCGCGTAGGTCTTGTCGCGCTCGAAGCCGATATAGGAGCGGCCGAGACGCTTTGCGACCGCGCCGGTGGTGCCGGTGCCGTTGAAGGGATCGATCACGAGATCGCCGGGCTTGGACGAGGACAGCAGCACGCGCGCGAGCAGGCCTTCCGGCTTCTGCGTCGGATGCACTTTCTTGCCGTCGGCGCCCTTGAGGCGTTCCTCGCCGGTGCAGAGCGGGATCAGCCAGTCGGACCGCGCCTGCACGTCCTCGTTGGCGGCTTTCAGCGCCTCGTAGTTGAACGTGTAGCCCTTCGCCTTCTCGTCGCGCGCGGCCCAGATCATGGTCTCGTGCGCGTTGGTGAAGCGGCGGCCGCGGAAATTCGGCATCGGATTGGTCTTGCGCCAGACGATGTCGTTCAGGAGCCAGAAGCCGAGGTCCTGCATGATGGCGCCGACGCGGAAGATGTTGTGATAGGAGCCGATCACCCAGATCGTCGCCGAGGGCTTCATCGCGCGGCGGGCGGCAAGCAGCCAGGCGCGGGTGAAATCGTCATAGGCGGAGAACGAATCGAACTTGTCCCAGTCGTCGTCGACGGCATCGACATGGGATTCGTCGGGGCGCTTGAGATCGCCCTTGAGCTGGAGATTGTAGGGCGGATCGGCGAACACCAGGTCGACCGAACCAGCCTGAAGCTTCGACATCTCGGCGACGCAATCGCCGAGGATGATGCGATGCGAAGGAGACTCAAAATTTGTGCGGGGCGCCCTTGCAGACGCCCCGCGACGCGACTCTACCATGACTCAAGAACTCTGACTCAGGCGACGCTGTCGGCGACGCGGGACCAAACAACCGACTGACCGGTACATTGAAGCGGCAAAGTAAAAATCGACTTAACCCGCCGCTTTCGTGAGCAGCCCTTGCATCGCGTTCTGCGCGCGTCTCATCGTGCGCATTCGCCGTATTTTGCAGTGTATTTCGCGCTTGCTCGCGTCGCGGAAGCAATCGTGGCTTCAAAAAGGCTGCAAATTTCTCTCGGAAAAAATTGCTCGACCCTCGGAAAAATTTGCTGGCATCGACATGCTGTCGCACTAGGCAATTTTTGCCGGCCACGATATTGATAAAAGCAACGGAAATTTTACGTGTATGGCGCGTTGACCTTTCGCGTTGACGCGCACCGACGAAGCCGACGAAATTGAACCAGGGACCCCCCGGGGGAAGGCCGCCATGCGTTACGATGACTTCCGCCGCAGCGACGACGTTGAGGATCGTCGCGACGAAGGTGGTGGCTTTGGCGGCGGCGGAGGAGGCGGGTTCGGGCTGCCCATGGGCGGCCGCGGGCTCGGCATCGGTACCATCATCATCCTCGGCCTGGTCGGCTACGCCTTCGGCATCGATCCGCGGATCCTGATCGGCGGCGCCGAGATCCTCACTGGCGGCGGCCAGGCCCCGAGCTACCAGACCGATCGCCAGTCGTCTTCGACCTCGGCCAAGCGCGGCGCGCCGACCGACGAGGTGGGCAGCATGATCGCCGGCATCCTCGGCGAGATCGACGACCGCTGGAGCGAGATCTTCCAGGCCAGCGGTCAGAACTATACCGGTCCGAAGGTCGTGCTGTTCCGCAACGCCACCAATGGCGGCCGCTGCGGTATGGCGCAGTCGGCGATGGGCCCGTTCTATTGTCCGCCGGACCGTACCATCTTCCTCGACACCAGCTTCTTCCGCGAGGTCGAGACGCGCTTCCGCGGCTGCTCCGGCAAGTCGGCGTGCAATTTCACCACTGCCTACATCATCGCGCACGAGGCCGGCCATCACATCCAGAACCTGCTCGGCATCATTCCGCGCGTGACGCGGCTGCAGCAGCAGGCCGGCTCCAAGGCCGAGGCCAATGCGCTTCAGGTGAAGGTGGAATTGCAGGCCGACTGCCTGGCCGGCGTCTGGGTCAATCGCGAGGCCAAGAAGCGGCCGAACTTCCTGGAACCCGGCGACATCGACGCCGCGCTGACCACGGCAAGCGCAATCGGCGACGACACGCTGCAGCGCCAGGCCACGGGGCGGGTCGTGCCCGATTCCTTCACGCACGGCTCGGCCGCGCAACGCAAGCAGTGGTTCATGACCGGCTATCAGCAGGGCACGGTGCAGGCCTGTAATACGTTCGGCGGCGGTGCGATGTAGCCACGAGTTCGTGCCCCGGACGCAGCGCAGCACGAAGTGATGCGCTGCAGAGCCGGGGCCCACAATGCCGGTCTCCCAAGCCTCTAAGGTGGGTCCCGGCTCTGCGGCGCGGCGCCGATGCGCGGCACCTTGTCCGGGACACGAGAGAATCGCAGATGGCCTCGATCGACGAAACCAAACAATTCATCCCGCTCAACATCGCGGTGCTCACCGTGTCCGACACGCGCGCGCTCGCCGACGACAAGTCGGGCCAGACGCTGGCCGACCGCCTCACCGCCGCCGGCCATCACCTCGCCGCGCGCGAGATCGTCACCGACGACGTCGAGGCGATCCGCGCCGTGATCCGCCGCTGGATCGCGGATGCCGGTGTCGACGTCGTCATTACCACCGGCGGCACCGGCTTCACCGGCCGCGACGTCACACCGGAGGCGATCGAGCCGCTGTTCGAGAAGCGCATGGACGGCTTCTCGATCGCGTTCCACATGCTGAGCCACGCCAAGATCGGCGCATCGACGATCCAGAGCCGCGCCACCGCGGGCGTCGCGGGCGCGACCTACATCTTCTGCCTGCCGGGTTCACCCGGCGCCTGCCGCGACGGCTGGGACGGCATCCTCGCAGCCCAGCTCGACTACCGCACGCGCCCCTGCAATTTCGTCGAGATCATGCCGCGCCTGGACGAGCATCTGCGAAGGCCGAAGGCGCAGGGCGCGACGGTGTAGTTGCTCTTCTTCCTTCTCCCCTCATGTCCGCCGAAGCCTTGGCGAAGGCGGATGCGGGAGAAGGTGGCATAGGCGGCCTTCGGCCGCCGTTCCTAAGAACGCCGAAGCGAAGCTTCGGCTATGGCCCCGGATGAGGGGTATCCATCCGCGCGGAATGCTCGGAGAAGACATACCCCTCACCCAAGTGAGCTTCTGTCTACCAGCGGAGATGCCCTCTCCCACAAGGGGCGAGGGCACATTCATGCGCACCGCGCCCGCAGCAGGATCGTCAGAGATCCCGCTCCCACGTTTCCCCGACCAGATCGGCACCGAAGCTGTGGTGC
It encodes:
- a CDS encoding glutathione S-transferase family protein — its product is MLKFYFNGSPNPTKVALYLEEAGLPFEPVKIDTRKGEQFTPEFLKINPNGKVPAIDDNGTIVFDSNAILLYLAEKTGKFLPAASVRGETLSWLMFIATGVGPYSGQAVHFKHFAPKEQNHDYAHNRYQYETDRHYKILDDHLNGRRAMVGDSYSIVDMALWGWARMVPFKLGDDAFARYPNVKRLVDEISARPAAARAIALKDKFTFKAEMDDEARANMFKHMKTKVA
- a CDS encoding site-specific DNA-methyltransferase, which codes for MVESRRGASARAPRTNFESPSHRIILGDCVAEMSKLQAGSVDLVFADPPYNLQLKGDLKRPDESHVDAVDDDWDKFDSFSAYDDFTRAWLLAARRAMKPSATIWVIGSYHNIFRVGAIMQDLGFWLLNDIVWRKTNPMPNFRGRRFTNAHETMIWAARDEKAKGYTFNYEALKAANEDVQARSDWLIPLCTGEERLKGADGKKVHPTQKPEGLLARVLLSSSKPGDLVIDPFNGTGTTGAVAKRLGRSYIGFERDKTYAKAAEARIAEVEPLPEASLAPFMTAREAPRVAFSELIERGMIMPGTKLFDAKKKLGALVRADGAIMLGDKVGSIHRIGAVAQGAQACNGWTFWHVETKKGLKLIDELRAEIRAGMAAG
- the ypfJ gene encoding KPN_02809 family neutral zinc metallopeptidase, with the protein product MRYDDFRRSDDVEDRRDEGGGFGGGGGGGFGLPMGGRGLGIGTIIILGLVGYAFGIDPRILIGGAEILTGGGQAPSYQTDRQSSSTSAKRGAPTDEVGSMIAGILGEIDDRWSEIFQASGQNYTGPKVVLFRNATNGGRCGMAQSAMGPFYCPPDRTIFLDTSFFREVETRFRGCSGKSACNFTTAYIIAHEAGHHIQNLLGIIPRVTRLQQQAGSKAEANALQVKVELQADCLAGVWVNREAKKRPNFLEPGDIDAALTTASAIGDDTLQRQATGRVVPDSFTHGSAAQRKQWFMTGYQQGTVQACNTFGGGAM
- the moaB gene encoding molybdenum cofactor biosynthesis protein B, which codes for MASIDETKQFIPLNIAVLTVSDTRALADDKSGQTLADRLTAAGHHLAAREIVTDDVEAIRAVIRRWIADAGVDVVITTGGTGFTGRDVTPEAIEPLFEKRMDGFSIAFHMLSHAKIGASTIQSRATAGVAGATYIFCLPGSPGACRDGWDGILAAQLDYRTRPCNFVEIMPRLDEHLRRPKAQGATV